One Plasmodium berghei ANKA genome assembly, chromosome: 13 genomic region harbors:
- a CDS encoding dynactin subunit 4, putative: MKNRVYLFLDDKLFKLKELYFCVICSKIKNEYNIRKEVEYYVCNGCTQIYTKNEAIVYSYKCVRCFKCPFCFSCLTISQSKFDRPISSFCTLGSKTTNKEKSSEAKSDTHIYNNEISNGINDKYIEKHINNSTRDEDINFIKNSNGIKSLHLPQDRMPRSMDKISEKLICEKGHTSDDENAEKNKNILTMTNKMDSKNYDILKNGEFLFYFKCPYCLWASINTVFNKKLDELIGDMILLENNCIFRCFFKSVLNELIKRNEKLKEKKNIKRGHLNTHIYIVDNIHDNENCYIKSHELDNDNDINEIGGRRKNNKEKKNSSLIYKSQITINKMSLKDILSGEHIKNPENFLGIFELENENLKYLDPVIFPNEKVLFDTKEKITKTEKESVRICTGIEKNIVNDEIEVKIAEVDKDDLSDQISNSKNKGMNNIVIVDSKKYLSIEHTFNYPYNFYKDINELKPLRANLLSKTSKRCAGCKQYLLKLHNSNLTSGVRLNNCAIYFLPRIYINDFKIIKKKNGILNFILINPLDAEMNIKIVPDIDHNFSKHLNTNKITINCKSKASSFEFVMDAYDEIIDELLNEQSSSIKEVLKSKHIVIKKQNNMALIIISFIYTGKDDLTISTEPSNKSEDIPDYLGKETINTSDNKDKLNLPLNLECSFFDKSKKAHKVKLNLIFTNNIITNTFRHYSLNDA, encoded by the coding sequence atgaaaaacagggtctatttatttttagacgataaactatttaaattaaaagagttatatttttgtgtgATTTGCtcgaaaataaaaaatgaatataatataaggAAAGAAGTGGAATACTATGTTTGCAATGGATGcacacaaatatatacaaaaaatgaggCGATAGTTTATTCTTATAAGTGTGTGCGATGTTTTAAATGCCCATTCTGTTTTAGCTGCTTAACAATTTCTCAAAGTAAATTTGATCGTCCTATCTCGAGTTTTTGTACACTTGGCAGCAAAACAACAAATAAGGAAAAAAGTAGTGAAGCAAAAAGCgacacacatatatataataatgaaataagtAATGGAATAAATGATAAGTATATtgaaaaacatataaataattcaacTAGAGATGaagatataaattttattaaaaattcaaatgGTATAAAAAGTTTGCATTTACCTCAGGATAGGATGCCCAGAAGTATGGATAAAATAAGTGAAAAACTCATTTGTGAAAAAGGTCATACATCAGATGACGAAAATgcagaaaaaaataagaatattTTAACCATGACAAACAAAATGGAtagtaaaaattatgatattttaaaaaatggagaatttttattttattttaaatgcCCCTACTGTTTATGGGCATCAATTAATACagtatttaataaaaaactcGATGAATTAATCGGCGACATGATATTACTAGAAAATAATTGCATTTTTagatgtttttttaaaagcgttttaaatgaattaataaaacgtaatgaaaaattaaaagaaaaaaaaaatataaaaagagGACACCTgaatacacatatatatatagtagaCAATATTCatgataatgaaaattgCTACATTAAATCGCATGAGCTAGATAATGACAATGatattaatgaaattgGTGGACGAAGAAAAAACaacaaagaaaaaaaaaattcttccttaatatataaatcacaaataacaataaacaaaatgagCTTGAAAGATATATTAAGTGGTgaacatattaaaaatcCTGAAAACTTCCTCGGGATTTTTGAGttagaaaatgaaaatttgaAATATCTAGACCCTGTTATATTTCCAAACGAAAAGGTCTTGTTTGATACCAAAGAGAAAATAACTAAAACGGAAAAAGAATCAGTTCGTATATGCACCGGAATAGAGAAGAATATTgtaaatgatgaaatagAAGTAAAAATTGCAGAAGTTGACAAAGACGATTTAAGTGATCAAATAAGCaattctaaaaataaaggaatGAACAATATAGTTATTGTTGactcaaaaaaatatctatCAATAGAGCATACATTTAATTAcccatataatttttataaagatATTAATGAATTAAAGCCATTAAGGGCAAATTTATTAAGTAAGACATCAAAAAGATGCGCTGGTTGTAAgcaatatttattaaaacttCATAATTCAAATTTAACTTCAGGTGTTAGGTTAAATAATTGtgcaatatattttttgcctaggatttatataaatgattttaaaattataaaaaaaaaaaatggaattttaaattttattttaataaatccTTTAGATGCtgaaatgaatataaagaTAGTACCCGATATAGACCACAATTTTTCTAAGCATTTGAATACAAACAAAATCACGATAAATTGTAAATCAAAAGCTAGTTCGTTTGAGTTTGTAATGGATGCTTATGATGAAATTATAGATGAGCTATTAAATGAACAATCAAGTAGTATTAAAGAAGTATTAAAAAGCAAACatattgttattaaaaaacaaaataatatggccttaataattattagttttatatatactggGAAGGATGATTTGACTATATCTACAGAGCCCTCAAATAAATCTGAGGATATACCTGATTATTTGGGTAAAGAAACTATTAATACCAGTgataataaagataaattaaatttgcCATTAAATCTAGAATGctcattttttgataaatcgAAAAAAGCACACAAAGTAAAATTGAATCTTATATtcacaaataatattatcacTAATACATTTCGTCATTATTCTCTTAATGATGCATAA
- a CDS encoding Yos1-like protein, putative: MSMYVFLLFESVILLINSVLIINEKKLKKYKKVDISLNSNDIFDNIKLLFYTIRIYFKIPLIFLNLLCIVIEILFG; the protein is encoded by the coding sequence atgagtatgtatgtttttttattattcgaAAGTGTAATACTGCTGATTAATAGtgttttaattataaacgaaaagaaattaaaaaaatataaaaaggtAGATATCAGTTTGAATAGTaatgatatttttgataaCATTAAATTGCTGTTCTACACAATAAGAATATACTTTAAAATCCCATTGATTTTTCTCAATCTTTTATGTATTGttattgaaatattatttggaTAA
- a CDS encoding gamma-tubulin complex component, putative → MTSSYINEVKKKQKTYLSYLFCKFEKYTSEKFLNDLMNKSLNEISLYPFQDVNDNEVINDINEFINELTINAEYKKKRIFKHICETFLSDNFYIYNDKDRYELKYIILKVLFLISEKSKHDKLKEIDLIYDKYFSNSNDGKRKEENDITVLNINDQKALNDINNFNIEENQKYLDELYNSYDDASQFNFSSSENDDHADNKEGFCKHSNKLNNYLNNENGESDYNNTNVQSDGDDIFNTFNEAEYNNFIGNYMKSKNELVYENVIKKISMCAYKYPHYENVKDKLRYASAHFGRNSHEMADDEDDYCDDYYYSDGFYEDSPLRNYEPNYNKNKNICKKNYDEKNENFQNNLDESYDEYIFTNLKKIKNKNKFYLFTSKPKEQYFFNNINFFDEEKHNNIETEQNLIYETDIYNLHNIFINEDIQKQSEDSHFKQQISSISNEDHNSIRNIALSKQAQTKIDQIHNINENLSLDKNADHIVKYKIYDKDALLESGIQDKHCNQIIIGENYVNNRNTLIKGVKTAIKTPRVKKKNAFYVSEIFIIKEILIMLSFNCPIKFKGIFFTNFMDFLFDKPMDRNKIKDDFLFYIEIKKKIISNGNLGTTRQGKHHLSSDTKNNNITSEQIINSDTITYYAVISEMMKIKLYNIRRTTFKNYIKNIKKINIKLFYIHIFFFLINKFRHFFFFLPCKLSNMFNYIIYIRENFSYKDGKRNFFPLLDQFCMNSNNNDQKGHNLNIYYQGNFMDCFVDSLKTIYTEWGFIISILYNYHIILVLRQYNIVPIKDDQILDLLQKLSTIKILDYIKLEDFVNLKRKKKRLKKYTNIFPKREYIHVCSYNDNKMGQNHENCEKNLIDEEKKYTNKIDKEDISNFRSLSLIHLGYLINKYLYIWNNLYSFLDYILSYLLYSININDYIYFNSIYDNAKKFCICYDIVVLYWRNNQIFVNKSMEKIFRFLLNNLNLYYSNHINNWIKKGKINDKYNEFFVYSQNKSLVKKHDHSMLFIKKQNDYVLCPEFFNSFIFFLISLGNNIHLYMKIKNEQDTIDYIDYYIKEEGNYVLHQKNKKEYGKNNYYSDVLHGKNFYNSSKFYEDKASTDDTYEDDIILFREQSDSHKKLHENTLDYYYNLESIKKIQNNSLDILSKFLKIRKNKNRGLPYFNKNIISLNISYDIFIKKYFQEQFFSFYKKSNRIFLHSIIKYSSLLEYFCCMRSLVCLEINDFISPFFEFIFKDASSPIIDERKMNHTFRQCVINNIIMNCDKADNEEAPNYACSFFLHKKFVLLHMKILLSMDNTYYINYFKKLHHNTIFNFQKNKKKSDDHGKKKIPNLFDCASKIEAPTKQFRDHTNINRIDRRESDNYDKNGNQLYDEQYQQNNNQPVTQQMDLASHTLVNINNDGIGSNVNNSFYLNSKNEIITNECILNESIQKNNTHNIVGIKNEYNEKDQKNVDNNRKNDTYDLEDKIYIRNELIKNFYKEGIITNVLKNIYFRLKENKMYNNNINIITNRNLMIETKGGPFINFLFDSNCLEKYSAIFSFFLEIKKSLHILNLVHIFYKYLKTKRAEEALQFHNFHIIITALCILKYKIFFFLNTLYTYYQWILTFAWNNFLLNLYASKSLYHIKNNHELYLNFLLEAMLIPITTEHQELYNYYVNNDYKNNSEIYKQFEANFYNFSETKDQQDAFERSTHLLQNNSTNNMQNIENKSFEGNQNEYKGEKGFNNLHKKSLLNELFSNNILNILFIPTQIYEIMSELSKYFNISFDINFDNSYDDNFEYEMNEENDEFENDEDEDIDQVKKNISENYNEKGVNNLNNENNLKYTEKEQALFYIKNNIKSLLNIFEIHYAEFMMKLNIISFNIEENCFFGPNKNYKLFNHIIRMDKNILKKISILEFMLSFRSFSSVPTHCLP, encoded by the coding sequence ATGACTTCTAGCTACATAAATGaggttaaaaaaaaacaaaaaacatatttaagttatttattttgtaaatttgaGAAATATACGAGCGAAAAgtttttaaatgatttaaTGAACAAATCGTTAAATGAAATTTCATTATATCCATTTCAAGATgtaaatgataatgaagtaataaatgatataaacgAATTTATTAACGAGTTGACTATAAATgcagaatataaaaaaaaacggaTATTTAAACATATATGTGAAACTTTCCTTTCTGAtaacttttatatttacaatgACAAAGATAGatatgaattaaaatatataattttaaaagtattatttttaattagtGAAAAGTCCAAAcatgataaattaaaagagATTGACCTgatatatgataaatattttagtaATAGTAACGACGGTAAAAGAAAAGAGGAAAACGATATAACggttttaaatattaatgatcAAAAGGctttaaatgatataaataactttaatatagaagaaaatcaaaaatatttggaTGAATTATACAATAGCTATGATGATGCTTCccaatttaatttttcttcgAGTGAAAATGATGATCATGCAGATAATAAAGAAGGATTTTGTAAAcattcaaataaattaaataattatttaaacaaCGAAAATGGTGAATCTGATTATAACAATACGAATGTGCAAAGTGATGGTGATGATATCTTTAACACTTTTAATGAAGCAGAATACAACAATTTTATAggaaattatatgaaaagcAAAAATGAATTGGTCTATGAAaatgttattaaaaaaatatcaatgTGTGCTTATAAATATCCACATTATGAAAATGTCAAGGATAAATTAAGATATGCCTCGGCTCATTTCGGACGTAATAGCCATGAGATGGCTGATGATGAAGATGACTACTGTGATGACTATTATTACTCTGATGGTTTCTATGAAGATTCCCCTTTACGAAATTATGAGCccaattataataaaaataaaaatatatgtaaaaaaaattatgacgaaaaaaatgaaaattttcaaaataatttagatGAATCGTatgatgaatatatatttacaaatttaaaaaaaataaaaaataaaaataaattttatttgttcacGTCTAAACCAAAAGAACagtattttttcaataatattaatttttttgatgaagaaaaacataataatattgaaacagaacaaaatttaatatatgaaacagatatatataatctgcataatatatttatcaatgAAGATATACAGAAACAGAGTGAAGATTCCCATTTTAAACAGCAAATAAGCAGTATTTCAAATGAAGACCATAATAGTATACGCAATATAGCCCTTAGCAAGCAAGCACAAACAAAAATAGATCAAATACacaatattaatgaaaatttatcTCTCGATAAAAATGCTGATCATATAgttaaatacaaaatatacgACAAAGACGCCTTATTAGAATCTGGAATTCAAGATAAGCATTGCAACCAAATTATAATTGGAGAAAACTATGTTAATAATAGAAATACACTTATAAAGGGAGTGAAAACTGCGATAAAAACGCCAAgggttaaaaaaaaaaatgctttTTATGTAagtgaaatatttataattaaagaaattttaataatgttatcttttaattgccctataaaatttaaaggcattttttttacaaatttcATGGATTTCTTATTCGATAAACCAATGGATAGAAATAAGATTAAAGAtgattttttgttttatatagaaataaaaaaaaaaattataagtAATGGCAACCTTGGAACCACACGCCAAGGGAAACATCATCTTAGCAGtgatacaaaaaataataatatcacATCAGAGCAGATAATTAACTCTGATACCATTACTTATTATGCAGTTATAAGCGAAATGATGAagataaaattatacaatatTCGAAGAACCACATTTAAAAactatattaaaaatattaaaaaaattaacatcaaattattttacattcacatattttttttcctaataaataaatttcgccatttttttttctttttgcCTTGTAAATTAAGTAACatgtttaattatattatttacattagAGAAAATTTTAGTTATAAGGATGGGAAAAGAAATTTTTTCCCCCTCTTAGATCAATTTTGTAtgaatagtaataataatgaccAAAAAGGGCATAAccttaatatatattatcagGGAAATTTTATGGACTGTTTTGTGGATTCgttaaaaacaatttacACTGAGTGGGGATTCATTATAAGCAtcttatataattatcatattATACTAGTTTTAAGgcaatataatattgtgCCCATTAAGGATGACCAAATATTGGATCTTCTTCAAAAATTAAGcacaattaaaattttggattatataaaactggaagattttgttaatttgaaaagaaaaaaaaaaaggttGAAGAAATATACAAACATTTTTCCAAAGCGTGAATATATTCATGTATGCTCATATAATGACAACAAAATGGGCCAAAACCATGAaaattgtgaaaaaaatttgattgatgaagaaaaaaaatatacaaataaaatagacaAAGAAGATATTTCAAATTTTCGGTCTTTAAGTTTAATTCATTTAGgctatttaataaataagtatttatacatatggaataatttatatagttttttggattatattttatcctatttattatatagtattaatataaatgactatatttattttaattctatatatgataatgCAAAAAAGTTTTGTATTTGTTATGATATTGTTGTATTATATTGGAGAAATAATCAAATTTTCGTTAACAAAtcaatggaaaaaatattccgGTTTTTGCtgaataatttaaatttatattattcaaatcatataaataattggATTAAAAAgggtaaaataaatgataagtataatgaattttttgTCTATTCCCAAAACAAATCATtagtaaaaaaacatgATCACAGTATgctttttataaaaaaacaaaatgattATGTCTTATGCCCCGagttttttaattctttcatttttttcctaATCAGTTtaggaaataatatacatttatatatgaaaattaaaaatgagCAAGATACTATCGATTATATTGATTATTACATAAAGGAGGAAGGTAATTATGTGCTCcaccaaaaaaataaaaaagaatacggcaaaaataattattattcagATGTATTACATGGGAAAAATTTCTATAATAGTTCCAAATTTTATGAAGACAAAGCTTCTACAGATGACACATATGAAgatgatattattttgtttagaGAACAATCAGATtcacataaaaaattacacGAAAATACTCTGGATTATTACTACAATTTAGAgagcataaaaaaaatacaaaataactCATTGGATATATtatctaaatttttaaagataagaaaaaataaaaatagggGGTTaccatattttaataaaaatattatatcattaaatatttcctatgatatatttataaaaaaatattttcaagaacaattttttagcttttataaaaaaagtaaccgtatatttttacatagcataataaaatattctagtcttttagaatatttttgttgtaTGCGCAGTTTAGTATGTCTCGAAATTAATGATTTTATCTCACCTTTTTtcgaatttatttttaaagatGCTTCGAGCCCTATTATTGATGAGAGAAAAATGAATCACACATTTAGGCAATGtgttattaataatattattatgaattGTGACAAAGCAGATAATGAAGAAGCCCCTAATTATGCAtgctcattttttttgcataaaaaatttgtattactccatatgaaaatattattatctatggataatacatattacattaattattttaaaaaattgcatcataatacaatttttaatttccaaaaaaataaaaaaaaaagtgatgACCacggaaaaaaaaaaatacctAACCTTTTTGACTGTGCTAGCAAAATCGAGGCCCCAACAAAACAGTTCAGAGATCATACTAATATTAATAGAATTGACCGCAGAGAAAGTgataattatgataaaaatggcAATCAGTTATATGACGAACAATAtcaacaaaataataatcaaCCAGTAACTCAACAAATGGATTTAGCTAGCCATACACTggtaaatattaataacgATGGAATTGGATCTAATGTGAATAAcagtttttatttaaattctaaaaatgaaataataacaaacGAATGTATACTAAATGAGtcaattcaaaaaaataatacacaTAATATTGTTGGTAtcaaaaatgaatataatgaaaaagacCAGAAAAATgttgataataatagaaaaaatgataCTTATGATTTAgaagataaaatatatatacgtaatgaattaataaagaatttttataaagaaGGGATAATTACAAATGtacttaaaaatatatatttcagattgaaagaaaacaaaatgtACAATAATAACATCAACATTATTACTAACAGAAATTTAATGATTGAAACAAAAGGTGGAccatttataaattttttgtttgacTCTAATtgtttagaaaaatattcagctatattttctttttttttagaaattaaaaaatctttgcacatattaaatttggttcatatattttataaatatttaaagacAAAAAGAGCTGAAGAAGCTTTGcaatttcataattttcatattattattacagcATTGtgcatattaaaatataaaattttttttttcttaaatacTTTATATACCTATTATCAATGGATTTTAACCTTTGCAtggaataattttttattaaatctATATGCTTCAAAATCCttatatcatataaaaaataatcatgAATTGTATTTAAATTTCTTATTAGAAGCAATGCTAATACCTATAACTACTGAACACCAAGAATTGTACAATTATTACGTAAACaatgattataaaaataatagtgaaATTTACAAACAATTTGAAGCAaacttttataatttttccgAAACAAAGGATCAACAAGATGCCTTCGAAAGAAGCACAcatttattacaaaataatagtactaataatatgcaaaatatagaaaataaaagttttGAAGGAAATCAAAATGAATACAAAGGCGAAAAGGGctttaataatttacataaaaaatcgCTATTAAATGAACTATTTTCtaataacattttaaacatattatttatacctacccaaatatatgaaatcaTGTCAGAATTAAGCAAGTACTTTAATATTAGTTTTGACATAAACTTTGACAATTCTTATGATGACAACTTCGAGTATGAAATGAACGAGGAAAATGACGAATTCgaaaatgatgaagatGAAGACATCGAtcaagtaaaaaaaaatataagtgaaaattataatgaaaaaggcgttaataatttgaataatgagaataatttaaaatacaCAGAAAAAGAGCAAGccttattttatataaaaaacaatatcAAATCActtttaaacatttttgAAATACACTATGCTGAATTCATGatgaaattaaatattatttcctttaacattgaagaaaattgtttttttggacctaataaaaattacaaactttttaatcatataataagaatggacaaaaatattttaaaaaaaatttcaataCTCGAATTTATGTTATCGTTTCGATCATTTTCAAGTGTCCCTACACATTGTTTaccataa
- a CDS encoding U1 snRNP-associated protein, putative has product MEEMRSLLDSLMGKDRNEMSSKRNYSFKDENVCKYYLIDFCPHDLFPNTKSDIGRCKSIHAEILKEQLENDENYKYYLAKYQQKFMRKLEDIVQMADIKIERSKEKLKQLSENPKNIDDKKEKIESINTHICDLLKQAEKAGEDGDIAKATSFNNQVTTLQAEIKRLNEEGVQSSDTNLKVCEVCGAMKAAGDLIQRFENHLNGKQHIGFERIRNALKKLKEGIKERETIIEEYRKSKHSNEHNGSRKEYNNHEHHHKRRYSDHRRSSRDRRSRDRNSKSYHSSRKKRSRGHSSSNRSRSNNSSHSRDRHRNRSSRRR; this is encoded by the exons ATGGAAGAAATGCGat CATTACTTGATTCCCTTATGGGAAAGGACAGAAATGAAATGAGCTCAAAAAGAAATTACTCATTTAAAGATGAAAAT gtATGCAAGTATTACTTAATTGATTTTTGCCCACATGATCTATTTCCAAATACAAAAAGTGATATAGGAAG GTGCAAAAGTATACACGCAGAGATATTAAAAGAACAGCttgaaaatgatgaaaattataaatattactTAGCAAAATATCAACAAAAGTTTATga gAAAATTAGAAGATATTGTTCAAATGGctgatataaaaatagaaagaAGTAAAGAAAAACTAAAACAGTTATCAGAAAATCCTAAAAACATTGATGACAAAAAGGAAAA AATTGAAAGTATCAACACCCATATATGTGACTTACTAAAACAAGCGGAAAAAGCTGGAGAAGAT gGAGACATAGCTAAGGCAACAAGTTTTAATAATCAAGTTACTACTCTCCAAGCAGAAATTAAAAGATTAAATGAAGAAGGCGTTCAGTCTAGTGACACAAACTTAAAg GTGTGCGAAGTGTGTGGTGCTATGAAAGCAGCTGGAGATCTTATTCAGAGGTTTGAAAACCATCTGAATGGAAAACAGCATATAGGGTTTGAAAGAATAAGAAatgcattaaaaaaattaaaggaAGGAATAAAAGAAAGAGAGACAATCATTGAAGAATATAGAAAATCAAAACATTCAAACGAACATAATGGTTCACGAAAAGAATACAATAATCATGAGCATCATCATAAAAGGCGTTATAGTGATCATAGAAGAAGTTCAAGAGATCGTAGATCCCGTGACAGAAATAGCAAATCGTATCATTCATCTCGAAAAAAAAGGTCAAGAGGGCATTCTTCATCTAATCGAAGTAGATCTAATAATTCAAGTCATTCAAGAGATAGACACAGGAATCGATCCAGTAGACGAcgatga